The Primulina tabacum isolate GXHZ01 unplaced genomic scaffold, ASM2559414v2 Contig426, whole genome shotgun sequence genome has a window encoding:
- the LOC142534202 gene encoding UTP--glucose-1-phosphate uridylyltransferase-like, which translates to MSFHSVVIQKLLSTNAHLGRRVTEHHFKIFSEGTRNSISVIDSDKTLICIRNACNFIGQLARNNARFLFVNTNSLFDEIISQMTEITKIKNDTTWRLGGFLTNSSSPKKFRGRNKKFNLGAVQAPDCIVIFDSERKSSVIREADKLQIPVVGLVDSSMPWDTYKKITYPVPANDSVEFVYLFCNLMTKTILKEQKRAMAEEGESTTREEDVQQNDQTVMKDKFVVFPYENLKAVPDDIQETMQLLNKLVVLKFNSILGDKMGFKTPKCVMEIAHGLTCLDLIVNQIDGLNVKYGCNIPLILVNETSAHDGIMKVLAKRSNKNIHAVTMSQSQESTSNVVPPPAEGEDGKNQMGSLNLAKVFLQLVPSGKLDIMFSQGKEYILILSSDNLAHVVDRKILNHLLQNNIEYCVEVMPKSSELEGNDSLQKKEDFKTPLPKMNWKFIDTMWINMNSIGSLVARRAAREDFTISRLFDESFALSVPKSRYLPVEATSDLLLLKSDLYTLMDGILTRNTARENPADPTIELGPEFENVDDFRRRFKSVPSVVGLESLKVTGDVWFGAGITLKGKVSIHARLDMKIVIPDKMVLENTIITSQGDIGGGSS; encoded by the exons ATGTCTTTCCATTCCGTCGTAATCCAGAAACTTCTCAGCACAAATGCTCATCTCGGCCGCCGCGTGACGGAGCACCATTTCAAAATCTTCTCCGAAGGCACCCGCAACTCCATTAGCGTCATAGATTCCGACAAGACCCTCATCTGCATTCGAAATGCCTGCAACTTCATCGGCCAGCTTGCTCGCAACAATGCTCGATTCCTCTTCGTCAATACAAACTCTCTATTCGACGAGATAATATCCCAGATGACAGAGATCACGAAAATTAAGAATGATACAACTTGGCGTCTTGGAGGCTTTTTAACAAATAGTTCGAGTCCAAAGAAGTTTCGGGGCAGAAACAAGAAATTTAATCTTGGCGCGGTGCAAGCTCCAGATTGTATAGTTATTTTTGATTCGGAGAGGAAGAGTTCGGTGATCAGGGAGGCGGATAAGCTGCAGATTCCCGTTGTTGGGCTGGTGGATTCCAGTATGCCTTGGGATACTTATAAGAAAATTACTTACCCGGTTCCTGCAAATGATTCAGTGGAGTTTGTGTATTTGTTTTGTAATTTGATGACTAAAACTATCTTGAAAGAGCAAAAGAGAGCAATGGCGGAGGAGGGGGAATCAACAACACG AGAGGAGGACGTTCAACAAAATGACCAGACTGTTATGAAGGACAAATTTGTTGTCTTTCCTTATGAAAACTTGAAGGCAGTTCCTGATG ATATACAAGAAACCATGCAGCTTTTGAACAAACTTGTCGTATTGAAGTTTAATAGCATTTTGGGAGATAAGATGGGCTTTAAAACCCCCAA GTGTGTTATGGAAATTGCTCACGGCTTAACATGCTTGGACTTGATTGTCAACCAAATCGAT GGTCTCAATGTAAAGTACGGATGCAACATTCCTTTGATTTTGGTTAATGAAACTAGTGCACATGATGGTATAATGAAG GTCTTGGCAAAGCGCTCAAATAAGAACATCCATGCTGTGACGATG AGTCAATCCCAAGAAAGTACAAGTAATGTTGTGCCTCCACCAGCTGAAGGGGAAGATGGCAAGAATCAAAT GGGTTCTTTGAACCTTGCCAAGGTCTTCCTCCAGCTGGTGCCCAGTGGAAAGTTGGATATAATGTTCTCTCAG GGTAAAGAGTATATCTTGATTTTGAGTTCTGATAACCTTGCTCATGTTGTCGACAGAA AGATTCTAAACCATTTACTTCAAAACAATATCGAATACTGTGTGGAG GTGATGCCAAAATCCTCTGAACTAGAAGGGAATGACAGTTTGCAGAAGAAAGAAGATTTTAAG ACTCCATTGCCAAAGATGAACTGGAAATTCATTGACACAAT GTGGATAAATATGAATTCCATTGGAAGCCTGGTGGCAAGACGTGCTGCGAGAGAGGACTTTACCATTTCAAGG CTATTTGATGAGTCTTTTGCTCTAAGTGTTCCAAAGTCGAGATATCTTCCAGTTGAGGCCACATCAGACCTACTTCTGCTAAAG TCGGATTTGTACACCCTTATGGATGGCATCTTGACAAGGAATACTGCCAGAGAAAATCCTGCAGATCCTACCATTGAACTAGGACCAGAATTTGAAAAT GTCGATGACTTTCGTAGACGCTTCAAGTCAGTTCCTAGTGTTGTTGGGCTTGAAAGCTTGAAGGTGACCGGTGATGTTTGGTTTGGAGCTGGTATTACTCTCAAG GGAAAAGTCAGCATCCATGCCCGACTAGATATGAAAATAGTAATTCCGGATAAAATGGTGCTGGAAAATACG ATAATTACCAGTCAAGGAGACATTGGAGGAGGATCTTCATAG